A region from the Malus domestica chromosome 07, GDT2T_hap1 genome encodes:
- the LOC103439644 gene encoding uncharacterized protein, which translates to MQQRRPASGRPTGTDGSDFNYRMVVDSRYQKVAKGKSRLYSLILTQAVIQLTGVLYAFLFTSDGEGPNVIAISSVAIGSISLIIGELGRRRSRVSLLKVYMVASSIGILLSIACVAKGSLTLAVLQNSSNWETKKFELVEATRTVIAFLVQIFAISTTTSLIGNMSPPKRAS; encoded by the exons atgcAGCAAAGAAGACCAGCGTCAGGAAGGCCTACTGGAACAGATGGCTCAGATTTCAACTACCGCATGGTGGTTGACTCTC GGTATCAGAAGGTAGCTAAAGGGAAGTCTCGTCTGTACTCTCTTATTCTAACTCAG GCCGTCATTCAATTGACAGGAGTCCTTTATGCTTTTCTGTTTACATCGGATGGGGAAGGTCCAAATGTGATTGCTATCTCATCTGTTGCTATTGGTTCTATTTCTTTGATAATCGGGGAGTTGG GTCGAAGGCGCAGCCGAGTGTCTTTGTTGAAAGTGTACATGGTTGCATCATCTATTGGAATACTTCTCTCCATTGCTTGTGTTGCTAAGGGAAGTTTAACACTAGCG GTTTTGCAAAATTCAAGTAACTGGGAAACAAAgaaatttgaacttgtcgaGGCCACTCGCACTGTAATTG cattCCTGGTTCAAATATTTGCAATCAGCACAACCACTTCTCTCATCGGTAACATGTCTCCTCCGAAAAGAGCCTCATAG